From Candidatus Tiamatella incendiivivens, a single genomic window includes:
- a CDS encoding DUF211 domain-containing protein: MTAPLRRIVLDVLKPIKGPTIIDVAEELANLDGVDGVNITVTEIDVETITITMVIEGSDIKFE, translated from the coding sequence GTGACTGCACCACTCAGAAGAATCGTTTTAGACGTACTTAAACCGATTAAAGGCCCAACTATAATAGATGTAGCCGAGGAACTTGCAAACCTAGATGGCGTAGATGGAGTTAATATCACAGTGACAGAGATAGATGTTGAAACCATAACTATAACCATGGTCATAGAAGGCTCTGATATTAAGTTCGAGGA